AGGTGCTCTATCGCATCGATCCGACCACAGCCGATGCGGAGTGGCGCAGCGCCAAGGCACGTCTCGCGTCAGCGGAGGCGACGCTCGCGAATACCCAGACGATGGCGTCACGCCTTCGCGCTCTGCTCCCCGGAAATGCGGTTGCAAAGCAGGACGTCGACAACGCCGAAGCGCAGGTGAAATCCGCGAGCGCTGCGGTGGATGACGCACGCGGCGGTGTCGATGCAGCTCGGAAGAATCTGAGCGAGACGACGGTTCGCGCGCAGATCAACGGTCGTATCGAGCGCACGCTGCTCGATGTCGGTGCGCGCGTGACCGGGCCCGCGGATCTCCTCACCACCATCGATGTGCTGGATCCGATCTACGTCACGTTCAGGCCGTCGACGGATCAGCAGGCGCAGTGGCGCAGCGATCCGGCGTATGCGCGCGCGATGGCGCCGGGCGGATCGGCTCGCGTGCAGGTCACACTTCCGGACGGGAGTGCGTTCCCGACGGAAGGACGCGTCGGTTACATCGACCCTGTGGTCGATCCGCAAACCGGAACGCAGGAATACCGCGCCGAGTTCGCGAATTCGCATCGAATCATGCTTCCGGGTCAGTTCGTGCACGTTGCACTGCGCGGGCTGTCCCGCACGAATGCGATAGTGATTCCGCAGCGCGCAGTGCTGCAGCAGATGGGACGCCAGATAGTGTATGTGGTTGGAGCCGACAACA
The window above is part of the Gemmatimonadota bacterium genome. Proteins encoded here:
- a CDS encoding efflux RND transporter periplasmic adaptor subunit; the protein is MSHIRTTRFLSSSGFMAAGACVASLLVACSKSGPPPTPPPSEVSVLTVTPRTVEDNLEFTGQVRAYRSVQVRAQASGVIMARPFTEGARVHVGEVLYRIDPTTADAEWRSAKARLASAEATLANTQTMASRLRALLPGNAVAKQDVDNAEAQVKSASAAVDDARGGVDAARKNLSETTVRAQINGRIERTLLDVGARVTGPADLLTTIDVLDPIYVTFRPSTDQQAQWRSDPAYARAMAPGGSARVQVTLPDGSAFPTEGRVGYIDPVVDPQTGTQEYRAEFANSHRIMLPGQFVHVALRGLSRTNAIVIPQRAVLQQMGRQIVYVVGADNKVATREVKATTWTGNDWLIETGLAAGDRVVVDGVQKIGPGAPVHPTPYVDSTKTAKADSTVAPGAATGGAASATPVATRTTTASAWVKDSAR